A stretch of Chromatiales bacterium 21-64-14 DNA encodes these proteins:
- a CDS encoding redox-regulated ATPase YchF yields the protein MGFKCGIVGLPNVGKSTLFNALTRAGIAAENYPFCTIDPNVGVVPVPDPRLDALAAIVHPKQIVPTTIEFVDIAGLVAGASKGEGLGNQFLAHIREVDAIAHVVRCFEDPDVIHVAGKVDPLSDIDVIDTELALADLDTVERALSKVGKAAKVGDKDAIPRAALLERIRATLDQGKPARSLDYSDEERILLRELHLLTLKPALYLANVSEDGFRANPYLDRVRDRAQNEGAEAVAICAAIEAEIVELEPADRTEFLASMGLEEPGLNRLIRAGYHLLGLRTFFTAGPKEVRAWTVEAGATAPRAAGRIHTDFERGFIRAEVIHYDDYIQYQGEHGTKDAGKLHVEGKEYVMQEGDVVHFRFNV from the coding sequence TCAAATGCGGCATCGTCGGACTCCCCAACGTGGGCAAGTCGACACTTTTCAACGCCCTCACCCGCGCGGGCATCGCGGCGGAGAACTACCCGTTCTGCACCATCGATCCCAACGTCGGCGTGGTGCCGGTGCCGGACCCGCGCCTCGACGCACTGGCCGCCATCGTCCACCCGAAGCAGATCGTGCCCACCACCATTGAATTCGTCGACATCGCCGGGCTGGTGGCCGGCGCCTCCAAGGGCGAGGGCCTCGGCAACCAGTTCCTCGCCCATATCCGCGAGGTCGACGCCATCGCCCATGTCGTGCGCTGCTTCGAGGACCCGGACGTGATCCACGTCGCCGGCAAGGTGGATCCGCTCTCGGACATCGACGTCATCGACACCGAACTCGCGCTCGCCGATCTCGACACCGTCGAGCGCGCCCTGTCCAAAGTGGGCAAGGCCGCGAAGGTGGGCGACAAGGACGCCATCCCGCGCGCCGCCCTGCTGGAGCGCATCCGCGCCACCCTCGACCAGGGCAAACCCGCCCGATCACTAGACTACAGCGACGAGGAGCGCATCCTGCTGCGCGAGCTGCACCTGCTCACCCTCAAGCCGGCCCTCTATCTGGCCAACGTCTCCGAGGACGGATTCCGCGCCAACCCCTATCTCGACCGGGTGCGCGACCGCGCCCAGAACGAGGGCGCCGAGGCGGTCGCCATCTGCGCCGCCATCGAGGCCGAGATCGTCGAACTCGAGCCCGCCGACCGCACCGAATTCCTCGCCTCCATGGGCCTGGAGGAGCCGGGCCTCAACCGGCTCATCCGTGCCGGCTACCACCTGCTCGGCCTGCGCACCTTCTTCACCGCCGGGCCCAAGGAAGTGCGCGCCTGGACCGTCGAGGCCGGCGCCACCGCGCCGCGCGCCGCCGGGCGCATCCACACCGACTTCGAGCGCGGATTCATCCGCGCCGAAGTGATCCACTATGACGACTACATTCAGTACCAGGGCGAGCACGGCACCAAGGACGCCGGCAAACTGCACGTGGAAGGCAAGGAGTACGTAATGCAGGAAGGCGACGTGGTCCACTTCCGGTTCAACGTCTAG